The following coding sequences lie in one Candidatus Tanganyikabacteria bacterium genomic window:
- a CDS encoding response regulator transcription factor: MPSGANATILLVDDDPDLLDVVETNLTLDGYSVLAAASGREALGLMAREPEVIILDLMMPEMSGIDLCGEIRKSSDVPILILTARESFEDKQQTYAAGADDYMTKPFDPRELSLRVGALRKRRPAMAQRQKTGHFTLYPETHEVRIGTNLARLSPVEYKICEVFIRHATQVVSLDQLLTSVWGSPQAEEYQVVRVHINNLRRKIEPDPSRPTYVRTVRNVGYQFLPTGELD, translated from the coding sequence ATGCCTAGCGGCGCCAATGCGACCATCTTGCTGGTAGACGACGATCCGGATCTTCTCGATGTGGTGGAGACCAACCTGACGCTCGACGGCTACAGCGTCCTGGCCGCGGCCTCGGGCCGCGAGGCCCTGGGCTTGATGGCCCGCGAGCCGGAGGTGATCATCCTCGACCTGATGATGCCCGAGATGAGCGGCATCGACCTGTGCGGCGAGATCCGCAAGTCCTCGGACGTGCCCATCCTGATCCTCACGGCTCGCGAGTCGTTCGAGGACAAGCAGCAGACGTACGCCGCGGGCGCCGACGACTACATGACCAAGCCGTTCGACCCGCGCGAACTGTCGCTGCGGGTAGGCGCCCTGCGCAAGCGGCGGCCCGCAATGGCGCAGCGGCAGAAGACCGGGCATTTCACTCTCTATCCCGAGACCCACGAAGTGCGCATCGGCACGAATCTCGCCCGCCTGTCGCCGGTCGAGTACAAGATCTGCGAGGTGTTCATTCGCCACGCCACCCAGGTCGTGAGCCTCGATCAGCTGCTGACGTCGGTCTGGGGAAGCCCGCAAGCCGAGGAGTACCAGGTGGTGCGCGTCCACATCAACAACCTGCGGCGGAAGATAGAGCCGGATCCGAGCCGCCCCACCTACGTGCGCACCGTCCGGAACGTGGGTTACCAGTTCCTGCCCACCGGCGAGCTGGATTGA
- a CDS encoding general stress protein B, which translates to MPEKKGDMTVREAGHLGGEKVKEERGPEFFSEIGKKGGETVLKERGREFYSEIGHKGGEKGGETTKEKYGTPFYSEIGHKGGQKVKELIEKGKEAEKR; encoded by the coding sequence ATGCCTGAGAAGAAGGGCGACATGACCGTCCGCGAGGCCGGCCACCTCGGTGGAGAGAAGGTCAAGGAGGAACGCGGTCCCGAGTTCTTTTCCGAGATCGGCAAGAAGGGCGGCGAGACCGTCCTGAAGGAACGGGGCAGGGAGTTCTACTCCGAGATCGGCCACAAGGGTGGGGAAAAGGGCGGCGAGACCACCAAGGAGAAGTACGGGACGCCGTTCTACTCCGAGATCGGCCACAAGGGCGGCCAGAAGGTCAAGGAACTGATCGAGAAAGGGAAGGAAGCCGAGAAACGCTAG